The genome window CTGTAAAGTTcatcagaaaacaaaataatgattatcATGTCTTTTCCTAAAAAGGGAGACGACCGAATATGAATTCAATTTGAAATGCAATTATATCTTACgtttaatattttctttactGTTGATATTTAGCGTTTGAAAGTGGCAAAACGACTGTTCATTGATTTGCATGGTCGCTTACAAAGTTCCATTTTCAATAGCGATTTACTAAATCTTGATATAATATAGACAAAAAACATGATTAGACAGATAATCGATAGAAAAAATGACCATAATGTAGTAACAAAATTTTAggcaaaaatattaaatatatatatgtatatatatatgcagatGGAACAACTACATACCTACGGCGGTACATGTGAGGGCTAGTGACGACCAGGAACCAGAACTCTGACAGGAAATAGAACCACTTCCGCTGTTAGCGGTATATCCGGTGTTACACGAGAAGGTTCTGGTTACTGGGTAGGTAGTGAGAGAGGTGGATGTGTCTATACTTCCTCCTGATAGAGTCGGAGGGGTTCCACAGTCAACTAATAAACAACGCATTTTATTGCATTATGCAGCTGttatttcacataaaaatatcaGCAATcatatctttctcaaatttatcGAAACactaactttgtaataataTTCTTCGGGATCTGATCTTAATTGTTTCGAATGACGTTAATGTATAGTTGTTTTGCAAGTTCGTTTAAGAGCCTATTTGTATAAACTAGTACATCCTCTGAAACAATACATTTGCAATTTAGGCttattatataataaagatTTTCTCGTATAAAATCTATTTTATtccttaaagaaagaaaaaaggtGATATAGCAAATATAGCCAAGACATTAATTAATAACAGGCTAATGTTCAATTATCAGTTACAATAATAACGAAACCGGTCATGTATTGTAAGATTCCTGCATAACATATAAAACTCTATGAGTTTAATTATAGGAAAAAAAGAAGCATATATTCCTATTCATTTTCTATGTTAaacggtttatgatgagagtacacttcTATATGATTGTGCTATATAGCTTCATGGagataaacattaaataaacatgggtTAAGCCTTGAATAAAAAATACACGATCTCTTGTTTCCAATTTGAGGAACTTATTTCTTCTATAAAATCTTCACATCACTCAGTTGGAAATgacttacaatgtacatatattttacgTTTATGAGCAAATCATATTAATGCTGATGGAAATATTAAGATTATGATTGAATGAGAATGAAAATCTTATTTTGGCATCTTGGCAAATTTGAGTCTTGCCAATTTGATACAACACTGTATTTGCTGTGAAAGGGACAGACCTGGTGTACATGAGTACGAACTTCCTGTCCACGAGCCGGACGACTGGCATGTGACAGTAAACACACTACCACCAGTGTTATATCCGGTGGCACAACCGAATATCCTCGAACAATCAAATGTCGTACACCCAGAGCTGACCACGCCATTGGCTTCCGTGACAGTTGGCTCGCCACAGTCTGGAAAGTTCAGGAATAGAAAAGGAAAATAGAATGATTATATTTCCTCAAAATGTAGACGACGAAACGTTCTTTAATCTGGACCGTCTTTAATCTGGACAGTATGTACGTTAATACTTGAAATTTGATTCATTCCATTTTAGCCTGTGTTTTCACATTATCAGTTGCAAATTAACATTTGGAAGAaagctgttattttttttattattatttatttgtttgattctttacatattcatattttaaatacGATTGGCAGAATGTTGATACAAATTAGGTGTAAAAAAGAAAAGGTCATATAGATGATTATTATATGGGTAATCGATAGAAACATCAGTCATAAGGTAGTCAATGGAAAATTTacctaactacatgtatattataggcaaaactattgtatatataaatggaaCAACTACATACCTATGGCTGTACACGTGAGGGCTAGTGACGACCAGGAACCAGAACTCTGACAGGAAATAGAACCACTTCCGCTGTTAGTGGTATATCCGGTGTTACACGAGTAGGACCTGGTTACTGGGTAGGTAGTGAGAGAGGTAGATGTATCTATACTTCCTCCAGATAGAGTCGGAGGGGTTCCACAATCAACTAATAAACAACCCAAACAATGCTTATATTCTGGAACTGTTAATGTTTATCGTCATTAATTTGCCATTCTATGAAACTTGAAATGGTTAAGAACATAAACATAGAATTTCTTtactattttcaaaaaaaaaaaaaaaaaaaaaaaaaaatgttctgatTCTCGTATGATGATTGGTATCGCAGTCCATATATATCGAAATGCAACTTTCCTAAAAAGATTTGAGGATCTTAGGTAACAAGTACTTAACGtttaataaaaccaaattataaaaaaaaaagttaaattctTTCAAGACACGATCCTTGTCAATAACCTATGAAAATTCACCTGGGGAACAGGAACCAGTTAATGCAGTCCAAGTTAAATCATTTCCACATGAGGTTTTGATGTCACTTCCGCCGGAAGTGTATCCACTCTTGCATGTATATATGCGCTCTGTTCCAATAAGACTTTCACCTGCTGTTATATCGCCATTTGTTAGGTTTGGAGGTGAGGGACATCCTgcataaatgtaaatgaaacataacatagcatAAGTTTCTGTTCATTTTGTCAATCTGAAAATAGATTTAGTATCTAAAGTAAGCGTGTGAACAATCTTGGATCGCGTATCAATATACAAAATGGTTTGATTAGATAAACCATGCCTTATATTCGTCTTCCATAACCAAGATCTATGAACCACTGAAATACAGCGGACACGGAAAACTACATTGATGATATACTATGTCATGAACCTATTAGACATATGTGCATACGTAGAGTAATATACCACAGTTTATACCACAAAAATCTAAAGATTTTTTGTTAATTCAATGCGTTCATTAAAACTTTGAAACCCAATGTGATCAAATTTCCATTTAACGTTTTATAAAATCCATTAAACAGCAATATCTTGATTCATCAATTTGCCCATTTTATTCTTtaattttaaggatttacccatatcttatattttcttGTGTGTGTGCAAACTGCATTGCCTATGCGTTTTTTAACTAACattagaaataatttgaaaatacttATCCTAAAACCTAAACCTGTATTTGACATCGGTAACACCAGAATTATCTTCAGCCTTATTTATCACGTAAACGTATTTCACTTACCAGCACAGGAGAAACTAGGTAATGTCCATGTACCTGTTGCCACACACTTGACATTTGGGTTACCGGACATAGCCAGACCCGAATTACACTGGAACGTTATGGTGTCAGACACACTGTATACTGATCTCGCCGCAATATACCCGGCGTTAGCTGCAGGACCCGGTAGTGTAGAGCAGGCTGTTGAATAGAAATATTCTCTCCATATTCATCTACTTTATTTAGACACACGATTGGATACCGATAGAGTAGAGGTCGCTTACTCTTTTGAGACATTAGTCCTTAAATTTGtttggttaaaaaaaaacccggaACCAGACCAAAATCACTTTGTTTTTATCAATGCATTTTCTGTGTTCTGCCAAATAGTTTATCATTTGTTGCTCAaaaaattatgaatatattctttgcatcattttatttcaaaacaacctTACATTATTATTATACGTTTGTAATGAAGGatttttctttgtatttatatacatgacACAGAAGATGTAACAAAACTTTTGCTTACTGAGATTTCGGTCAGCATTTGTTATGTTGATTTCTCGGCCTCAGGCAAAAGTTTAGTCATCTGATTCAACCTAACACATGATGTCCTCAAACTCAATTAATAAACGTATAATGTAAACTACTTCATGGAAGGAATATTTCGCTAAATTTCGTTTTAGAACGATATAAGTGTTATTTACGCCTTTAAAAATGTTcacagaaaaaaggaaaaatctTGGTAATTGATTAAAGTTTTTCTTTTGTTGGTGTGTAGAATAATTCTCACCGGTTATGACACAAACTGCAGCCGAAGTTGACCTTTCCACACATTCCGAATTGGTAGGACAACTCATCGTTTCACAAGGTCCAACCATCGCCTGCGagataaaattaattacaaaatcaTCTATGGTCCAACCACCGCCTGCAagataaaattaattacaaaatcaTCAATTGTCCAATCACCGCCTGCAagataaaattaattacaaaatcaTCAATTGTCCAATCAATGTCTGCAAAACTTTATAAGTGCCGTAATTGGGTgaacattttgacatgctattttatCTCAGTAATCTATTGGAGACCATTACCTATGGTGAATAAAGCTATGAAAACCATTCAGATTGACATacaacattagttacaacacggaatttatgcactgtaaaaATTTCGTTTTTATACCtatgtatgtttaaatggtAACATATCTCCAGAATCATTTCACAATTACCAACACttgtactgccaaaaatcatcaTCAGCTTTTAtttgtgcttgtaaaattaaaacctagtCATTTTAAGTAttgtaaatttcaaaatgttggtaagtTTTGATGgtgaacaaaataattaaaactcTTCTTGAGTATGAACATTAAGGCACATATAGCTTTATAATTCCAAACTCATCAGTGATCCAAACAACGTCTTGAATAAAAACAATTCCAACGTTATTGAGAAGAggtttatttgaaataattgcTGGTTTCGTTTTGGTTTTTCAAATCTTTGCCTTCTGAATATCACACCCAAGACATTGGTGGTCAAATTAACTTCAAGAATCAAAAACCTATTTCAAAACTATCGACGAAATCATTTACACTATTGCTGTTTTTCGTATGGTGCCTCGTTcagctttctgattaatatagATATAAGGACATATTTGAATTGAAACACTAGGACTCAATTGAAATAGTTTCTGCACAGATTGCACCCATACTACAATTAcaaaaattatacatatttggCACAAAAACGATAAATAATTGATACTTGATCTAATAGATATAAGTTACTAGCCCTTGtaagtaggtattgattttgacgtcTAGTGTTAGCACCATTTTTAAGACAAAACGATGTTTTTGCTCACAAAACAATGTCTACCTTCCCccaatatgattaaaatacagatccttataaccactccgttataaaaaggatctgacaatatcccataggaggtcacgtccagatgacctttataccacgtggtcctgtgcactttgggcgagatgactacgtaaaccaaaataattctcgcagtttttttcaaactatttcgtccctgaaattcgctgtcaaaattttgcaagtagcaatttgattggccatttccaaaagtcacctggacatgacccctaatgggattttctcagatcctcttatcaaacgtagtgataataaggatctgtattttaatcagattgacctTCCCCAAATGGAGATAACTCAACAAAAAGCGAAGGTAAAAGTAGCAGTAGAACTATCGCTATTTATCTTAGTAGACAAGGGCTGAATATCACTAAACCATCACCAACTGATAGATCTCATTGACACTCACAAGGTCATTAACCGTTCGAACATTTAATTGTAAATGCGTTCAGTGTCTGGCGAGTAAAGGATTTGTTAATATCTAATACaaatttttaataatgattGCAGCATAATGTTATCATAAAGATTCTTCAATTACGGTATAAACGAATGCAAAAGAAAATCCATTATGATAAATTAAACCGCTACCTCTTCTGTTGTGGGTTATCTGAAAATGTGTTATAACAATCAAGTTAATTATCCGAATATACTGTGTGGTAGATAAACATCCCTGGTagaatttacaattttgtaatttcatatttcaaaataatttattggcAGTTGTTAAAGACTATGGAAATTGGCACCAAGTAGCATGCCAATTATACACGCCCCTCTCTAAATATTAACAGTACATAAAATCATTCTAgtaatttattacattttgtcgtgaaatataaggttttacggtgaacattaaagtgaacagtcgggcaaggatggctaaagttggtggaaatggtgtgaatgtatccagtattatttcttatgaaatagaaaaataaactctctcgtcaaaatctgtctgcgtacgaaaaaattaatttaaagtatgggaattctaaaacgtcctcccggctcactaacgtctgtggttacatttccacgcagcctcgctttcaattctttcaacttttctttacttaaaTGGTCAGAACTGCGAAACTAATCAGAACTTGACCGtcctattaatatgtgagaacttttggcatttagactggttttctttgcccgacttttcactttaatatatacaattatcgacctatttccaggtggatacggtgagttatcaacccgagtaagtgatatatcccgaggccggtggccgagggttatatcattttcgagggttgataaatcaccgtatccacctgaaaataggtcgataactgttttattatatgaaattGACAAGATATATTAACCCGGCTCTTCAAAAAGACCTTAATTACTACAATAAACATGATGATatttaaatgttctttttaCAAAAGTAGTAGTTTAAccattacatgtacagtatatggtaaatatccaaatgcttcttgctaaCGGTGTAAACTGGTAGAAccggaatattgtatcaactgcagcccgtctggcattcttgatcgttttccataaattaaAGTGTGTAGTTGATCACCGTTGATCGCATTAAtcttgctgccttccgccatatatgttgccgactataacaatgacgtcacaatagattatccCGACGTCATTGAGTGAGGGAAACTCCTGTTACGCTGTCGACATCAAAagtaataatgacgtcacatctcaAGGAACttttcctcgatctatttttgacacaggttactgaaCTCGCGAGgggtatctggactgagtccagtaacccCGCGTGCTTTTCGCCGCCGATTTTAGGGTTGagatcgcagttgatgaatacttctgagaaacgttttggccaatcaaaatacagcaaaagcaCAAGTCATTTAATAAAGCTATTTATCGCACCTTGAAcggaaatgtccccaaat of Argopecten irradians isolate NY chromosome 7, Ai_NY, whole genome shotgun sequence contains these proteins:
- the LOC138326879 gene encoding beta-2-glycoprotein 1-like, encoding MSGNPNVKCVATGTWTLPSFSCAGCPSPPNLTNGDITAGESLIGTERIYTCKSGYTSGGSDIKTSCGNDLTWTALTGSCSPVDCGTPPTLSGGSIDTSTSLTTYPVTRSYSCNTGYTTNSGSGSISCQSSGSWSSLALTCTAIGM